Proteins from a genomic interval of Brachionichthys hirsutus isolate HB-005 unplaced genomic scaffold, CSIRO-AGI_Bhir_v1 contig_825, whole genome shotgun sequence:
- the LOC137916914 gene encoding nerve growth factor-like — translation MRSSMLGLFLLLSAQAAAAIGGAAQQQCPGSIPSSIPTVDPKLFTKRRYLSPRVLFSPQPPDAEPAESQESGRRTRRRAGQPQHRGVYSVCESISVWVGNKTKATDISGNEVTVLPDVNINNVNKKQYFFETTCHSARSGSSGCLGIDARHWNSYCTNSHTFVRALTSFKNLVAWRLIRINVACVCVLSRKSWRH, via the coding sequence ATGAGGTCGTCCATGCTGGGGCTGTTCCTCCTGCTCAGTGCCCAGGCTGCTGCCGCCATCGGAGGAGCAGCACAGCAACAGTGTCCGGGCAGCATCCCCAGCTCGATCCCCACAGTGGACCCCAAGCTCTTCACCAAGCGCCGCTACCTCTCGCCCAGGGTTCTCTTCAGCCCTCAGCCCCCCGATGCCGAGCCGGCAGAGTCGCAGGAAAGCGGCAGGAGGACGCGCAGGCGAGCCGGGCAGCCTCAGCACCGAGGGGTTTACTCTGTATGTGAGAGCATCAGCGTCTGGGTGGGCAACAAGACCAAAGCCACGGACATCTCGGGCAACGAGGTGACGGTGCTTCCAGATGTGAACATCAACAACGTCAACAAGAAGCAGTACTTCTTTGAGACAACGTGCCACAGCGCCCGCTCGGGCAGCTCTGGCTGTTTGGGGATCGACGCAAGGCACTGGAACTCTTACTGCACCAACTCACACACTTTTGTACGAGCCCTGACTTCATTTAAGAACCTGGTGGCATGGCGGCTCATACGCATCAacgtagcgtgtgtgtgtgtgctgagccGTAAGTCATGGCGACATTGA